A single Saccharolobus shibatae B12 DNA region contains:
- a CDS encoding CBS domain-containing protein, with protein sequence MNIETLMIRNPPILSKEDRLGLAFKKINEGGIGRIIIANEKIEGLLTTRDLLSTVESYCKDNCSQGDLYRISTTPVIDYMTPNPVTVYNTTDEFTALNIMVTRNFGSLPVVDINDKPVGIITEREFLLLYKDLDEIFPVKVFMSTKVRTIYKDVRLDQAVRLMLRRGFRRLPVINDDNKVVGIITVVNAIRQLAKAVDKLDPDYFYNKAVKDVMVTNLVTIDELASVNRAAAEMIVKRIGSLLILNKDNTIKGIITERDLLIALHHILVMEKFKEKL encoded by the coding sequence GTGAACATAGAGACTTTAATGATAAGAAATCCACCAATATTGTCTAAGGAGGATAGATTAGGTTTAGCGTTTAAGAAAATAAATGAGGGAGGTATCGGTAGAATAATTATAGCAAATGAAAAAATAGAAGGGCTGTTAACCACTAGAGACCTCTTATCTACCGTAGAATCGTATTGCAAAGATAATTGTAGCCAAGGTGATCTCTATCGTATTTCTACTACTCCAGTAATAGATTATATGACCCCTAATCCCGTTACAGTTTACAATACTACTGATGAGTTTACTGCATTAAACATAATGGTTACAAGGAATTTTGGATCATTGCCAGTTGTTGATATAAATGATAAACCAGTAGGAATAATAACAGAGAGAGAATTTTTACTACTCTATAAGGATCTGGATGAGATCTTTCCCGTAAAGGTTTTCATGTCAACTAAAGTTAGAACTATTTATAAGGATGTGAGATTGGATCAAGCAGTTAGATTAATGTTAAGAAGGGGATTTAGGAGATTGCCAGTCATTAATGATGATAACAAGGTAGTGGGAATAATAACTGTAGTTAATGCTATTAGGCAGTTAGCTAAAGCAGTGGATAAATTGGATCCAGATTACTTCTATAATAAGGCAGTGAAGGACGTTATGGTCACAAACTTAGTGACTATTGATGAGCTAGCTTCAGTAAATAGGGCTGCCGCAGAGATGATTGTAAAGAGAATAGGCTCGCTGCTTATACTGAACAAGGATAATACCATAAAAGGTATAATTACTGAGAGGGATTTGTTAATAGCTCTACATCATATTCTAGTTATGGAGAAATTTAAGGAAAAACTTTAA
- a CDS encoding type II toxin-antitoxin system RelE family toxin codes for MVCEKWKIRVSMRKAKSFNELVEYISNEFPNVKILNMIREKIKLLKSDPLKYAREKLGRDKYGNPMFSIEVTGDIRILYSVDSKNCIVFIWEVGPHKRVYEP; via the coding sequence GTGGTTTGTGAGAAGTGGAAGATAAGAGTTAGCATGAGGAAGGCCAAGAGTTTTAATGAATTAGTAGAATACATTTCTAACGAGTTTCCTAACGTTAAGATATTAAACATGATTAGAGAGAAGATTAAACTACTTAAAAGCGATCCTTTGAAATATGCCAGAGAGAAGTTAGGAAGAGATAAGTACGGAAATCCCATGTTTTCCATAGAAGTTACTGGGGATATAAGGATACTTTACAGTGTTGATTCAAAAAACTGTATCGTATTTATTTGGGAGGTTGGGCCTCATAAGAGGGTTTACGAGCCTTAA